The Apodemus sylvaticus chromosome 5, mApoSyl1.1, whole genome shotgun sequence genome has a segment encoding these proteins:
- the LOC127684494 gene encoding olfactory receptor 4K3-like: MEVSNNTEFSQFIFLGFRTSRELEILLLLPFSALYLMTVIGNLFVVILIIIDHHLHSPMYFLLANLSFVDFCLSSVNTPKLTIDLLKENKTISFGGCMSQILCVHLFGGSEMVLLVTMAYDRYVAICRPLHYSSIMDRQKCIWLVLISWIIGFVHAISQMILILDLPFCGPRVIDSFFCDIPLVMKLACMNTDTLEILINADSGILATTCFILLLISYTYILLTVQLRSKDGSSKALSTCTSHIVVVVLFFGPIIFIYLWPVNITWVDKFLAVFYTVITPLLNPAIYTLRNKDIKNAIKKLINHM; this comes from the coding sequence ATGGAAGTGTCTAACAATACTGAGTTTTCTCAGTTTATTTTTCTGGGATTTCGTACCTCAAGGGAACTTGAGATCTTACTCTTACTACCATTTTCTGCCCTCTACCTGATGACTGTAATAGGCAACCTCTTTGTAGTGATATTGATCATCATTGATCATCATCTCCACTCTCCCATGTACTTTTTGTTAGCTAATCTCTCATTTGTTGACTTCTGCCTTTCTTCAGTCAATACACCCAAACTGACCATAGATctcctaaaagaaaataaaaccatttcCTTTGGTGGCTGCATGAGTCAGATTTTGTGTGTACATCTCTTTGGAGGAAGTGAGATGGTGCTTCTTGTAACAATGGCCTATGACCGGTATGTGGCCATCTGCAGACCACTCCACTACAGCAGCATCATGGATAGACAGAAGTGCATCTGGCTTGTTTTGATATCATGGATTATTGGATTTGTGCATGCCATTAGTCAGATGATCTTGATTTTGGATCTACCTTTCTGTGGACCAAGAGTGATAGACAGCTTTTTCTGTGatattcctttggtgatgaagttAGCCTGCATGAATACTGATACTCTGGAAATCCTAATAAATGCTGACAGTGGCATTTTAGCAACTACTTGTTTCATCCTGTTACTGATATCTTATACTTACATTCTATTGACTGTTCAACTTCGCTCTAAAGATGGCTCATCAAAAGCACTATCCACGTGTACATCCCATATCGTAGTGGTTGTGCTCTTCTTTGGGCCAATCATTTTCATCTATCTTTGGCCAGTCAACATCACTTGGGTGGACAAGTTTCTAGCTGTGTTTTACACAGTCATCACACCTCTCCTGAATCCAGCCATCTATACACtgagaaataaagatattaagaATGCCATAAAGAAGCTGATAAATCACATGTGA
- the LOC127684495 gene encoding olfactory receptor 4K3-like, which yields MEDSNHTMVFEFIFQGLCTSRELQIFLLLPFSTLYLMTLVGNLFVVILIIIDHHLHSPMYFLLANLSFVDFCLSSVNTPKLTSDLLKEKKTISFVGCMSQIVCVHLFAGSEMVLLVTMAYDRCVAICRPLHYSSIMGRQKCIWLVVISWLVGFVHSFSQLFLILDLPFCGPRVIDSFFCDIPLVMKLACTNIDTLKIIINAESGILATICFILLLISYTYILLTVQLRSKDGSSKALSTCTSHIVVVVLFFGPVIFIFLWPVNITSVDKFLSVFYSVITPLLNPAIYTLRNKDIKNAIKKLINHM from the coding sequence ATGGAAGACTCTAATCATACTATGGTTTTCGAGTTTATTTTTCAGGGACTTTGTACCTCAAGGGAACTTCAGATCTTCCTCTTACTACCATTTTCTACTCTTTACCTGATGACTTTGGTAGGCAACCTATTTGTAGTGATATTGATCATCATTGATCATCATCTCCATTCTCCCATGTACTTTTTGTTAGCTAATCTTTCATTTGTTGACTTCTGTCTTTCCTCAGTAAATACACCCAAACTAACCAGCGAtctcctaaaagaaaaaaaaaccatttccTTTGTAGGGTGCATGTCCCAGATTGTCTGCGTACATTTGTTTGCAGGAAGTGAGATGGTACTTCTTGTAACAATGGCTTATGACCGATGTGTGGCCATCTGCAGACCACTCCACTACAGCAGCATCATGGGCAGACAGAAGTGCATCTGGCTTGTTGTGATATCATGGCTTGTTGGATTCGTGCATTCCTTTAGTCAGTTATTCTTGATTTTGGATCTACCTTTCTGTGGACCAAGAGTGATAGACAGCTTTTTCTGTGatattcctttggtgatgaagttAGCCTGCACGAATATTGATACTCTGAAAATCATAATAAATGCTGAAAGTGGCATTTTAGCAACAATTTGTTTCATCCTGTTACTGATATCTTATACTTACATTTTATTGACTGTTCAACTTCGCTCTAAAGACGGCTCATCAAAAGCACTGTCCACATGTACATCCCATATCGTAGTGGTTGTGCTCTTCTTTGGGCCAgttattttcatctttctttggCCAGTCAACATCACTTCGGTTGACaagtttctttctgtattttactCAGTCATCACACCTCTCCTGAATCCAGCCATCTATACcctgagaaacaaagatattaagAATGCCATAAAGAAGCTGATAAATCACATGTGA